A part of Homoserinibacter sp. YIM 151385 genomic DNA contains:
- a CDS encoding class II fructose-bisphosphate aldolase, which produces MTLAGSGELVAEAASRGRAVLAFNVIALEHAEAIVEGASAAGASVILQFSQNAIRFHGGDPRPILAASREVALAAAVPVALHLDHIDDPELVDLGISLAATGDYGLGSIMVDFATRPYAENVAATAGAAERARDAGLWVEAELGEVGGKDGAHAPGVRTDPGEAAAFTAATGVDALAVAVGSSHAMVSRTASIDHELVARLAEAVAVPLVLHGSSGVPEAELARAIAAGIRKVNIGTALNVAGAAATREVLAARPELVDPRPPARAARAAMAEVVAAAARALA; this is translated from the coding sequence GTGACCCTCGCGGGCTCGGGCGAGCTCGTCGCGGAGGCGGCCTCCCGCGGCCGTGCCGTGCTCGCCTTCAACGTGATCGCGCTCGAGCACGCCGAGGCGATCGTCGAGGGGGCGTCCGCGGCGGGCGCCTCCGTGATCCTGCAGTTCAGCCAGAACGCGATCCGCTTCCACGGCGGGGATCCGCGCCCCATCCTGGCGGCATCCCGCGAGGTCGCGCTCGCCGCCGCGGTGCCGGTCGCGCTCCACCTCGACCACATCGACGACCCCGAGCTCGTCGATCTCGGCATCTCGCTCGCCGCGACCGGCGACTACGGGCTCGGCTCGATCATGGTCGACTTCGCGACGCGCCCCTACGCCGAGAACGTGGCCGCGACGGCGGGGGCCGCCGAGCGGGCCCGGGATGCCGGGCTCTGGGTCGAGGCGGAGCTCGGCGAGGTGGGCGGCAAGGACGGCGCGCACGCGCCGGGCGTCCGCACCGACCCCGGCGAGGCCGCGGCGTTCACCGCGGCGACCGGCGTCGACGCGCTCGCCGTCGCGGTCGGCTCCTCGCACGCGATGGTGTCGCGCACGGCCTCCATCGACCACGAGCTCGTCGCACGCCTCGCCGAGGCGGTGGCGGTGCCGCTCGTGCTGCACGGCTCCTCGGGCGTGCCGGAGGCGGAGCTGGCACGCGCGATCGCGGCCGGCATCCGGAAGGTCAACATCGGCACGGCGCTCAACGTCGCGGGCGCCGCCGCGACCCGCGAGGTGCTCGCCGCCCGCCCCGAGCTCGTCGACCCGCGCCCGCCGGCGCGCGCCGCCCGCGCGGCGATGGCCGAGGTCGTCGCCGCGGCCGCCCGCGCCCTGGCCTGA
- a CDS encoding extracellular solute-binding protein, with amino-acid sequence MTTHRLRSILTTATAAVAIAALAGCTGQPQGAQTLDEDADVTIQFWTGQSDEAHKLLAGLAAEFEEEHPNVTIDVSEGASSTEELLQKLSAGFASGNYPDMSYAFGSWASQLEASKRTLDITEKTEEPELAWDEFSEAARATVQPTGDRTIGVPALVDNISLIYNKTVFDEAGVDYPTEDWTWDDFREASSQLTDEANGTYGYAYSVSGSEETTWQFWPHLWQNGGAILSEDGTTAEFASQAGVDALEKLRVMAVDDQSVYLDQTDTKFAQLFADDRIGMMTSGPWQLYDLNTKGTDYGVTILPGTDGDHQTVSGPDIWALFDHQDANREYWITEFATWLTAAEQDERWNVAYGNLPLRSSEIESDAFREQVEALPGLDIMAANGENAIQARPTVPGYVGLSESIANAISEVLQGQGDPKTALEEAAAEADEALAD; translated from the coding sequence GTGACGACGCACCGCCTCCGCTCCATTCTGACGACGGCGACCGCGGCCGTCGCGATCGCCGCCCTCGCGGGCTGCACCGGGCAGCCGCAGGGCGCCCAGACGCTCGACGAGGACGCCGACGTCACCATCCAGTTCTGGACCGGCCAATCCGATGAGGCGCACAAGCTCCTCGCGGGGCTCGCGGCCGAGTTCGAGGAGGAGCACCCGAACGTCACGATCGACGTCTCCGAGGGCGCGTCGTCGACCGAGGAGCTGCTCCAGAAGCTCTCCGCCGGGTTCGCGAGCGGCAACTACCCCGACATGTCGTACGCCTTCGGATCCTGGGCCAGCCAGCTCGAGGCCTCGAAGCGCACGCTCGACATCACGGAGAAGACCGAGGAGCCGGAGCTCGCCTGGGACGAGTTCAGCGAGGCCGCCCGCGCGACGGTGCAGCCGACGGGCGACCGCACGATCGGCGTCCCCGCGCTCGTCGACAACATCTCCCTCATCTACAACAAGACCGTCTTCGACGAGGCCGGGGTCGACTACCCGACCGAGGACTGGACCTGGGACGACTTCCGCGAGGCCTCGTCGCAGCTCACCGACGAGGCGAACGGCACCTACGGCTACGCCTACTCGGTCTCGGGCTCCGAGGAGACGACCTGGCAGTTCTGGCCGCACCTGTGGCAGAACGGCGGCGCGATCCTCAGCGAGGACGGCACGACGGCCGAGTTCGCCTCGCAGGCCGGCGTCGACGCGCTCGAGAAGCTCCGCGTCATGGCGGTCGACGACCAGAGCGTCTACCTCGATCAGACCGACACGAAGTTCGCGCAGCTCTTCGCGGACGACCGCATCGGCATGATGACCTCGGGCCCCTGGCAGCTCTACGACCTCAACACGAAGGGCACCGACTACGGGGTGACGATCCTCCCGGGCACCGACGGCGACCACCAGACGGTCTCCGGTCCCGACATCTGGGCGCTCTTCGACCACCAGGACGCGAACCGCGAGTACTGGATCACCGAGTTCGCGACGTGGCTGACGGCCGCCGAGCAGGACGAGCGCTGGAACGTCGCCTACGGGAACCTCCCGCTCCGCTCGAGCGAGATCGAGTCGGACGCCTTCCGGGAGCAGGTCGAGGCGCTGCCGGGCCTCGACATCATGGCCGCGAACGGCGAGAACGCCATCCAGGCGCGTCCCACGGTCCCGGGCTACGTCGGGCTCTCGGAGTCGATCGCGAACGCGATCAGCGAGGTGCTGCAGGGCCAGGGCGATCCGAAGACGGCGCTCGAGGAGGCCGCGGCCGAGGCCGACGAGGCGCTCGCCGACTGA
- a CDS encoding amidohydrolase family protein produces the protein MRTDDQPDQPDAFARLQHLPVVEWTPVAQLRPPETEVRRTAVPAVDIHNHLGRWLSGGDWQQGTAPWIIDDVDALLKDMDDCGIQTIVNLDGMWGEEVTANVERYDRAHPGRFLTFCQLDWARLAEDDGVDALRASLEDSAARGARGVKVWKSLGLTVRDRDGQLVLPDDPRVIAVLGHAGELGLPVLIHTADPKAFFEPLDERNERLDELLVARDWWFGDRAVHPSFERLLEAHAALVAACPGTDFIGAHFGCAAEDLDLVERMLAANPNYHVDIAGRMAELGRQPRRVRALIERFPDRVLFGTDIYPAEAEQFRLHARFLETLDEAFSYAPGADIPPQGRWSVSALGLPPELLEPVYRGNAARILGLG, from the coding sequence ATGCGAACTGATGACCAGCCCGACCAGCCCGACGCCTTCGCGCGGCTGCAGCATCTGCCGGTCGTCGAGTGGACGCCGGTCGCCCAGCTGCGCCCGCCCGAGACGGAGGTGCGCCGCACCGCCGTGCCGGCGGTCGACATCCACAACCACCTCGGCCGCTGGCTGAGCGGCGGCGACTGGCAGCAGGGCACCGCCCCCTGGATCATCGACGACGTCGACGCCCTCCTGAAGGACATGGACGACTGCGGCATCCAGACGATCGTCAACCTCGACGGCATGTGGGGCGAGGAGGTCACCGCGAACGTCGAGCGCTACGACCGCGCCCACCCCGGCCGCTTCCTCACCTTCTGCCAGCTCGACTGGGCGCGGCTCGCGGAGGACGACGGGGTGGATGCGCTGCGCGCCTCCCTCGAGGACAGCGCGGCCCGCGGCGCCCGCGGGGTCAAGGTGTGGAAGTCGCTCGGGCTCACCGTGCGCGACCGCGACGGCCAGCTCGTCCTCCCCGACGACCCGCGCGTCATCGCCGTGCTCGGGCATGCCGGCGAGCTCGGCCTGCCCGTCCTCATCCACACCGCCGACCCGAAGGCCTTCTTCGAGCCGCTCGACGAGCGCAACGAGCGCCTCGACGAGCTGCTCGTCGCCCGCGACTGGTGGTTCGGCGACCGCGCCGTGCACCCCAGCTTCGAGCGGCTGCTCGAGGCGCACGCCGCCCTCGTCGCCGCCTGCCCCGGCACCGACTTCATCGGCGCCCACTTCGGCTGCGCGGCCGAGGACCTGGACCTCGTCGAGCGGATGCTCGCCGCCAACCCCAACTACCACGTCGACATCGCCGGCCGGATGGCGGAGCTCGGCCGCCAGCCGCGCCGCGTCCGGGCGCTCATCGAGCGCTTCCCCGACCGGGTCCTCTTCGGCACCGACATCTACCCGGCCGAGGCGGAGCAGTTCCGCCTCCACGCCCGCTTCCTCGAGACCCTCGACGAGGCCTTCTCCTACGCGCCCGGCGCCGACATCCCGCCCCAGGGCCGATGGTCGGTCTCGGCGCTCGGCCTCCCGCCCGAGCTGCTCGAGCCCGTCTACCGCGGCAACGCGGCCCGCATCCTCGGGCTGGGGTAG
- a CDS encoding YrdB family protein, which yields MSGAPSGGYRIERRPVTAGEVLRLALELAALAGVGMGVAALLAALAGPVLSALGGILAALAAAVLWGLFRSPRARFPLPWPGRAAVELLVMGAGVAGWAALGLWPVALGLGVLALASGAVGLVREERGDRSPSS from the coding sequence ATGAGCGGCGCACCCTCGGGCGGCTACCGGATCGAGCGCCGGCCGGTGACGGCGGGCGAGGTGCTCCGCCTCGCGCTCGAGCTCGCGGCGCTCGCCGGGGTCGGGATGGGGGTCGCGGCGCTGCTCGCGGCGCTGGCAGGTCCCGTGCTCTCCGCGCTGGGCGGCATCCTCGCGGCCCTCGCCGCGGCGGTGCTGTGGGGACTGTTCCGCTCGCCGCGGGCGCGGTTCCCGCTCCCGTGGCCGGGGCGCGCGGCGGTCGAGCTGCTCGTGATGGGCGCCGGGGTCGCCGGCTGGGCGGCGCTCGGGCTGTGGCCGGTCGCGCTCGGGCTCGGGGTGCTCGCGCTCGCCTCCGGTGCGGTGGGCCTCGTGCGCGAGGAGCGAGGGGACCGCTCCCCATCGAGCTGA
- a CDS encoding carbohydrate ABC transporter permease, whose protein sequence is MTAILDRAASAGTQAAAGPRGDRRRRRRPSGWHLVLAPIALLFVIPFFQMFMAALSPAEELIAFPPPFIPSRLSLDGFVALFTTTDVLTWLLNTVIVSGSAIASHLILCSLAGYGFARLRFHGRTVGIFAIIATIMIPTQLLMIPTYILFARLGLIDGLGAAIVPWLASAFGIFLMRQFFLSIPMEIEEAGRIDGANRWQVFWHLVLPLAKPALATLAIFTLLSSWNDLVWPLIAINNEDAFTLQLGLAHFQSTRRTQWELLMAGNVAATLPLILFFLVAQKQFVQTMTLSGLKG, encoded by the coding sequence GTGACCGCGATCCTCGACCGCGCCGCGAGCGCGGGGACCCAGGCGGCGGCGGGCCCGCGCGGCGACCGCCGACGGCGTCGGCGCCCGAGCGGCTGGCACCTCGTGCTCGCGCCGATCGCGCTGCTGTTCGTCATCCCCTTCTTCCAGATGTTCATGGCGGCGCTCTCGCCCGCCGAGGAGCTCATCGCCTTCCCGCCGCCCTTCATCCCCTCGCGGCTCTCGCTCGACGGCTTCGTCGCGCTGTTCACGACGACGGACGTGCTGACCTGGCTCCTCAACACGGTCATCGTGTCGGGCTCGGCGATCGCCTCCCACCTCATCCTGTGCTCGCTCGCCGGCTACGGCTTCGCGCGGCTGCGCTTCCACGGCCGCACGGTCGGCATCTTCGCGATCATCGCGACGATCATGATCCCGACGCAGCTGCTCATGATCCCGACCTACATCCTGTTCGCCCGCCTCGGCCTCATCGACGGGCTGGGCGCGGCGATCGTGCCGTGGCTCGCGAGCGCCTTCGGCATCTTCCTCATGCGGCAGTTCTTCCTCTCGATCCCGATGGAGATCGAGGAGGCGGGGCGCATCGACGGCGCGAACCGCTGGCAGGTCTTCTGGCATCTGGTGCTGCCGCTCGCGAAGCCCGCGCTCGCGACGCTCGCGATCTTCACGCTCCTGAGCTCCTGGAACGACCTCGTCTGGCCGCTCATCGCGATCAACAACGAGGACGCCTTCACCCTCCAGCTCGGCCTCGCGCACTTCCAGAGCACGCGCCGCACCCAGTGGGAGCTGCTCATGGCGGGCAACGTGGCGGCGACGCTGCCGCTCATCCTGTTCTTCCTCGTCGCGCAGAAGCAGTTCGTGCAGACGATGACGCTCTCGGGGCTCAAGGGATGA
- the purU gene encoding formyltetrahydrofolate deformylase, whose product MTSTPAPEHWILTLVCDDRAGIVHAISGAVVEAGGNITESQQFSSEDTGRFFMRLQVESSAGREVFEAALAPVTDRYGMTWQLDVVGRPLRTLVLASTAAHCLNDLLFRQRAGQLDIDVPLVLSNHPELGSLAEFYGIPFEHRPVTGAASKADFERRVLEAVEEHDIELVVLARYMQILSPELCEALEGRIINIHHSFLPGFKGANPYKQAHARGVKLIGATAHFVTSDLDEGPIVEQNVVRVDHTRTWEQLRSIGQDEESRTLTQAVQWFSEDRVLLDGVRTIIFR is encoded by the coding sequence GTGACCTCGACTCCCGCGCCCGAGCACTGGATCCTCACGCTCGTCTGCGACGACCGCGCCGGCATCGTCCACGCGATCAGCGGCGCCGTCGTCGAGGCGGGCGGCAACATCACCGAGTCGCAGCAGTTCTCGAGCGAGGACACGGGCCGCTTCTTCATGCGGCTGCAGGTCGAGTCGTCGGCCGGCCGCGAGGTCTTCGAGGCGGCGCTCGCCCCCGTCACCGACCGCTACGGGATGACGTGGCAGCTCGACGTCGTCGGCCGCCCGCTGCGCACCCTCGTCCTCGCCTCGACCGCGGCGCACTGCCTCAACGACCTCCTGTTCCGGCAGCGCGCCGGCCAGCTCGACATCGACGTGCCGCTCGTGCTGAGCAACCACCCGGAACTCGGCTCCCTCGCCGAGTTCTACGGCATCCCCTTCGAGCACCGGCCGGTGACGGGAGCGGCGTCGAAGGCCGACTTCGAGCGGCGCGTCCTCGAGGCGGTCGAGGAGCACGACATCGAGCTCGTGGTGCTCGCCCGCTACATGCAGATCCTCTCCCCCGAGCTCTGCGAGGCCCTCGAGGGCCGGATCATCAACATCCACCACTCCTTCCTGCCCGGCTTCAAGGGCGCGAACCCGTACAAGCAGGCGCACGCCCGCGGCGTGAAGCTCATCGGGGCGACCGCGCACTTCGTCACGAGCGATCTCGACGAGGGGCCGATCGTCGAGCAGAACGTGGTGCGGGTGGATCACACGCGCACCTGGGAGCAGCTGCGCTCGATCGGCCAGGACGAGGAGAGCCGCACGCTGACGCAGGCGGTGCAGTGGTTCAGCGAGGACCGCGTGCTGCTCGACGGCGTGCGGACGATCATCTTCCGATGA
- a CDS encoding carbohydrate ABC transporter permease: MTIREQREDVAPAPQPAGPARRAPRGGRTPTRRRSRIAVLREDLGAWLFVLPATVLVLGLSIFPAIWAFILSLQEWDGFTEPEFVGGENYAELVTDEDFFAAVQHTGLYTALFVPMSVLAGLFLAVALNRRIRLIGLYRTAIFVPFVASAAATGILSTYLFSPQYGLVNNVLRSIGLPAQKWLEDPSQAMLVIALMSLWGQAAFTTVLYLAALQDVPTELLEAARLDGANRWQAFWRVVWPQLAPVTIFTTIWQTIGAIQLFDLVYTTTRGGPLDATKTIVYYLWEQAFRKLEFGYGSAVAYALFGLTLLITIGVVVYSRRRGMEAF, encoded by the coding sequence ATGACGATCCGGGAGCAGCGCGAGGATGTCGCGCCGGCCCCGCAGCCGGCCGGCCCCGCCCGGCGGGCCCCGCGAGGCGGGAGGACGCCGACGAGGCGCCGCTCCCGGATCGCGGTCCTCAGGGAGGATCTGGGCGCCTGGCTCTTCGTCCTCCCGGCGACGGTGCTCGTCCTCGGCCTCTCGATCTTCCCGGCGATCTGGGCGTTCATCCTCTCCCTCCAGGAGTGGGACGGCTTCACGGAGCCCGAGTTCGTGGGCGGCGAGAACTACGCGGAGCTCGTCACCGACGAGGACTTCTTCGCGGCCGTCCAGCACACCGGCCTCTACACGGCGCTCTTCGTGCCCATGTCGGTGCTCGCGGGCCTGTTCCTCGCCGTCGCGCTGAACCGCCGCATCCGGCTCATCGGGCTGTACCGCACCGCGATCTTCGTGCCCTTCGTCGCCTCGGCGGCGGCGACCGGCATCCTCTCCACCTACCTCTTCAGCCCGCAGTACGGGCTCGTCAACAACGTGCTGCGGAGCATCGGGCTCCCCGCGCAGAAGTGGCTCGAGGACCCCTCGCAGGCGATGCTCGTGATCGCGCTCATGTCGCTGTGGGGGCAGGCGGCCTTCACGACCGTCCTCTACCTCGCGGCGCTCCAGGACGTGCCGACCGAGCTGCTCGAGGCGGCCCGCCTCGACGGCGCGAACCGCTGGCAGGCGTTCTGGCGGGTGGTGTGGCCGCAGCTGGCCCCCGTCACCATCTTCACGACCATCTGGCAGACGATCGGCGCGATCCAGCTCTTCGACCTCGTCTACACGACGACCCGCGGCGGCCCCCTGGATGCGACGAAGACGATCGTCTACTACCTCTGGGAGCAGGCCTTCCGGAAGCTCGAGTTCGGCTACGGCTCGGCGGTCGCGTACGCGCTGTTCGGCCTGACCCTGCTCATCACGATCGGCGTCGTCGTGTACTCGCGGCGCCGCGGGATGGAGGCCTTCTAG
- the melA gene encoding alpha-galactosidase, with protein sequence MTRIVFIGAGSVVFTRQLLTDLLRFPDLPELDIVLHDIDAERLEVARGTAEQVSARLGRPARIHAALDRRAALEGADFVVNMVQVGGIAATRIDLELPASFGLRQTIGDTTGIGGVFRGLRTFPVLSAIARDMRELCPDAWFLNYTNPMAMNIWWMSVVAPEIKAVGLCHSVYWTVNDLCELVGVPLEETVYRAAGVNHQAWLYQWEHEGESLYPRLRERIEADPELRRRVRVEMFRRIGYYPTETSEHSSEYLSWFLRDDAQIERFRLEPLVYLGISEDNVREFEDARAALAEGRELELHEEGDAAEYAPQIIHSMLTGTEREIHANVINRGLIANLPEGACVEVPARVTSAGVEPIAVGDIPVQGAAHNRTYLSVAELAIEAARTGDRELVKRALLVDPNAASTLSPERLWELADAMLAAHEGVLPSTLGGRAELVLP encoded by the coding sequence ATGACCCGCATCGTGTTCATCGGCGCCGGCAGTGTCGTCTTCACCCGCCAGCTGCTCACCGACCTGCTGCGCTTCCCCGACCTCCCCGAGCTCGACATCGTCCTCCACGACATCGACGCCGAGCGGCTCGAGGTCGCCCGCGGCACCGCCGAGCAGGTCTCCGCGCGCCTCGGCCGCCCCGCCCGCATCCACGCCGCCCTCGACCGCCGTGCGGCCCTCGAGGGTGCCGACTTCGTCGTCAACATGGTCCAGGTGGGCGGCATCGCGGCCACCCGCATCGACCTCGAGCTGCCCGCCTCCTTCGGCCTGCGCCAGACCATCGGCGACACGACCGGCATCGGCGGCGTCTTCCGGGGGCTGCGCACGTTCCCCGTGCTGAGCGCCATCGCGCGCGACATGCGCGAGCTCTGCCCCGACGCCTGGTTCCTCAACTACACGAACCCCATGGCGATGAACATCTGGTGGATGTCGGTCGTCGCGCCCGAGATCAAGGCCGTCGGGCTCTGTCACTCCGTCTACTGGACGGTCAACGACCTCTGCGAGCTCGTCGGGGTCCCGCTCGAGGAGACCGTGTACCGCGCGGCCGGCGTCAACCACCAGGCCTGGCTGTACCAGTGGGAGCACGAGGGCGAGTCGCTCTATCCGCGCCTCCGGGAGCGCATCGAGGCCGACCCGGAGCTCCGCCGCCGGGTGCGGGTCGAGATGTTCCGCCGCATCGGGTACTACCCGACGGAGACGAGCGAGCACTCGAGCGAGTACCTGTCCTGGTTCCTCCGCGACGACGCGCAGATCGAGCGCTTCCGCCTCGAGCCGCTCGTCTACCTCGGCATCAGCGAGGACAACGTGCGCGAGTTCGAGGACGCCCGTGCGGCGCTCGCCGAGGGGCGCGAGCTCGAGCTCCACGAGGAGGGGGACGCGGCCGAGTACGCGCCCCAGATCATCCACTCCATGCTCACCGGGACGGAGCGCGAGATCCACGCGAACGTGATCAACCGGGGCCTCATCGCCAACCTCCCGGAGGGCGCCTGCGTCGAGGTGCCGGCACGCGTGACCTCGGCCGGCGTCGAGCCGATCGCGGTCGGCGACATCCCGGTGCAGGGCGCCGCCCACAACCGCACCTACCTCTCGGTCGCGGAGCTCGCGATCGAGGCCGCCCGCACGGGCGACCGCGAGCTCGTGAAGCGCGCGCTGCTCGTCGACCCGAACGCCGCCTCGACGCTCAGCCCCGAGCGCCTGTGGGAGCTCGCCGACGCGATGCTCGCGGCCCACGAGGGCGTCCTGCCGTCGACGCTCGGCGGCCGTGCGGAGCTGGTGCTGCCGTGA
- a CDS encoding MFS transporter, producing MSTAPARPFPLFRLLVIAGAIFASVTSEFLPTGLLPDMAGELRVSESQIGLLVTVFAGTVVLTTAPLAMLTRPLSRKRLMIATLLVVAVANVAAALAPTYELLMGARILGGLAHGLFWAVTGPYASRIVPRHQLARAVAVTNIGGTLAFVLGVPLGTALGHALGWRAAFAIMGAVVLVLMVLVMVALPAVSHLVPLATGEIPTPVRRDPTLRAVLAVCVTVLLVMIGHNAFYTYIAPWIIEVGRMPGDSVSVLLFVYGGAGAVGVLLAGILGDRFPRATPIGAIAGVAVAVAVLGAVAREPWAIIAMLAVWSIAFGGLPAIFQTRLLHSASPRLRDVASAWLTTSFNIAIGGGALIGGILLDVWGVGWLPAVMTVLVGAGLVFAIATTPKRVPGHTGIIPVQGSRD from the coding sequence ATGTCCACCGCGCCCGCGCGCCCCTTCCCGCTGTTCCGCCTCCTCGTGATCGCGGGCGCGATCTTCGCCTCGGTCACGAGCGAGTTCCTGCCGACCGGCCTCCTGCCCGACATGGCGGGCGAGCTCCGCGTCTCCGAATCGCAGATCGGGCTCCTCGTCACCGTGTTCGCGGGCACCGTCGTCCTCACGACCGCCCCGCTCGCGATGCTCACCCGACCGCTCTCGCGGAAGCGCCTCATGATCGCGACGCTGCTCGTCGTCGCGGTCGCGAACGTCGCCGCCGCCCTCGCGCCCACCTACGAGCTGCTCATGGGCGCCCGCATCCTCGGCGGGCTCGCGCACGGGCTGTTCTGGGCGGTCACCGGCCCGTACGCCTCGCGGATCGTGCCGCGCCACCAGCTCGCGCGGGCGGTCGCCGTGACGAACATCGGCGGCACCCTCGCCTTCGTGCTCGGCGTGCCGCTCGGCACCGCCCTCGGGCACGCGCTCGGCTGGCGGGCCGCCTTCGCGATCATGGGCGCCGTCGTGCTCGTGCTCATGGTGCTCGTGATGGTCGCGCTGCCCGCGGTCTCCCACCTCGTGCCGCTCGCGACCGGCGAGATCCCCACCCCCGTGCGCCGCGATCCCACCCTCCGCGCCGTGCTCGCCGTCTGCGTCACCGTGCTGCTCGTGATGATCGGCCACAACGCCTTCTACACCTACATCGCGCCCTGGATCATCGAGGTCGGCCGGATGCCGGGCGACTCGGTGAGCGTGCTCCTCTTCGTCTACGGCGGGGCCGGGGCGGTCGGCGTCCTCCTCGCCGGCATCCTGGGCGACCGCTTCCCGCGCGCCACCCCGATCGGCGCCATCGCGGGCGTCGCGGTCGCGGTCGCGGTGCTCGGCGCCGTCGCGCGCGAGCCGTGGGCGATCATCGCGATGCTCGCCGTCTGGAGCATCGCCTTCGGCGGCCTGCCCGCGATCTTCCAGACGCGCCTCCTGCACTCGGCGTCGCCGCGGCTGCGGGATGTCGCCTCCGCGTGGCTCACGACCTCGTTCAACATCGCGATCGGCGGCGGCGCGCTCATCGGCGGGATCCTGCTCGACGTCTGGGGCGTCGGCTGGCTGCCCGCCGTCATGACGGTGCTCGTCGGGGCCGGGCTCGTGTTCGCGATCGCCACGACGCCGAAGCGGGTGCCGGGGCACACCGGCATCATCCCGGTGCAGGGGTCGCGCGACTGA
- a CDS encoding SIS domain-containing protein, translated as MSITATEILSQPQTWRTALERVEHARELLAAPGERILVIGCGTSAFVAESLAFLREDAGLGETDAAYASEPHGRRAYDRVVALSRSGTTTEVIDALRALPAGTRTIAVTGVADSPVAELADDVLLLDFADEASVVQTRFPTTFLMLVRAAFGEDVSGVVEQAERVLEAPLDLPAPLGALDHFVYLGTGWTYGLAQEAALKIREAAQAWSESYPLLDYRHGPLAVAHEGSLVWMLGAADEKLAEQIRATGAVVTLGTLDPIVELVQAQRLAVELAASRGLDPDTPRHLTRSIILT; from the coding sequence ATGTCGATCACCGCGACCGAGATCCTCAGCCAGCCGCAGACCTGGCGTACCGCCCTCGAGCGCGTCGAGCACGCCCGCGAGCTCCTCGCCGCGCCCGGCGAGCGCATCCTCGTCATCGGCTGCGGCACCTCGGCCTTCGTCGCCGAGTCGCTCGCCTTCCTCCGCGAGGACGCCGGGCTCGGCGAGACCGACGCCGCCTACGCCTCCGAGCCGCACGGCCGCCGCGCCTACGACCGGGTCGTCGCGCTCTCGCGCTCGGGCACCACGACCGAGGTCATCGACGCGCTCCGCGCCCTCCCGGCCGGCACCCGCACGATCGCCGTCACCGGGGTCGCCGACTCGCCCGTCGCCGAGCTCGCCGACGACGTGCTCCTCCTCGACTTCGCCGACGAGGCCTCCGTCGTCCAGACCCGCTTCCCGACGACCTTCCTCATGCTCGTCCGCGCCGCCTTCGGCGAGGACGTCTCGGGCGTCGTCGAGCAGGCCGAGCGGGTGCTCGAGGCGCCGCTCGACCTCCCGGCTCCGCTCGGCGCGCTCGACCACTTCGTCTACCTCGGCACCGGCTGGACCTACGGCCTCGCCCAGGAGGCGGCGCTCAAGATCCGCGAGGCCGCGCAGGCCTGGTCCGAGTCCTACCCGCTGCTCGACTACCGCCACGGCCCGCTGGCGGTCGCGCACGAGGGCAGCCTCGTGTGGATGCTGGGGGCGGCCGACGAGAAGCTCGCCGAGCAGATCCGCGCCACGGGCGCCGTCGTGACGCTCGGCACCCTCGACCCGATCGTCGAGCTCGTGCAGGCGCAGCGCCTCGCGGTCGAGCTCGCCGCGAGCCGCGGCCTCGACCCCGACACCCCGCGCCACCTGACCCGCTCCATCATCCTGACCTGA
- a CDS encoding DeoR/GlpR family DNA-binding transcription regulator, which translates to MTITADRTPPAASGKRSRRMIEILDLLAERGGISLQDLSDTLGISPATARRDLADLAEQRLLVRTHGGARLIDSRGELPVSLRDTRNQDAKRAIAAAVADIVPRQRYAIALSGGTTAASVARALANHEELTIVTNSLTIAQLVTSHPQLKVIMTGGILRPESLELVGVLAENTFNAINLGTAILGADGVTPAGITTHDETEARTNNAMVTHAQRVIVVADGSKLGRLALAQVASLEQVDLLVTDSSAEPEQLERLREAGLSITVVDA; encoded by the coding sequence ATGACGATCACCGCCGACCGCACGCCGCCCGCCGCGAGCGGCAAGCGCTCACGCCGCATGATCGAGATCCTCGACCTCCTCGCCGAGCGCGGCGGCATCAGCCTCCAGGACCTCTCCGACACGCTCGGCATCTCGCCCGCGACCGCGCGCCGCGACCTCGCCGACCTCGCCGAGCAGCGGCTCCTCGTCCGCACCCATGGCGGTGCCCGGCTCATCGACTCGCGCGGCGAGCTGCCGGTCAGCCTCCGCGACACCCGCAACCAGGATGCGAAGCGCGCCATCGCGGCGGCCGTCGCCGACATCGTCCCCCGGCAGCGCTACGCGATCGCCCTCAGCGGCGGCACCACCGCGGCGAGCGTCGCCCGCGCCCTCGCGAACCACGAGGAGCTGACGATCGTCACCAACTCGCTCACGATCGCGCAGCTCGTCACCAGCCACCCGCAGCTCAAGGTCATCATGACGGGCGGGATCCTCCGCCCCGAGTCGCTCGAGCTCGTCGGGGTCCTCGCCGAGAACACCTTCAACGCCATCAACCTCGGCACCGCGATCCTCGGCGCCGACGGCGTCACGCCCGCCGGGATCACGACCCACGACGAGACGGAGGCGCGCACCAACAACGCCATGGTCACGCACGCCCAGCGCGTCATCGTCGTCGCCGACGGCTCGAAGCTGGGGCGCCTCGCGCTCGCGCAGGTCGCCTCACTCGAGCAGGTCGACCTCCTCGTCACCGACTCGAGCGCCGAGCCCGAGCAGCTCGAGCGCCTGCGCGAGGCGGGGCTGAGCATCACGGTCGTCGACGCCTGA